DNA from Synechococcus sp. CBW1108:
CGCCCTGAGCCGCTCCCTGCTCTCCGGCCAGGCTGGCTTTGTGGCCGAGGGGGTGGGCTGGAGCAGCTTCTTCCTGCTCACCGCGGCCGCCTCACTGCCGGCCTTCCTACTGATGGCGTGGCTCACCCCCTGGAACGGTGACGGCGCCAAGGGTGCCTTCGACCCCGCCAAGGACCCCACTTAGCCACACCCTTCAAGCCATAACCTGCTAGGCATTCCCGCCCGGATCGATCAGGCGCCGCCGCAGCTGACCGCAGGCCGCATCGGCATCTAGCCCCCTACTGGCCCGCACACTCACCGCAACATGGCGGGCCTGGAGGGCACGGCGGAAGGCCTCCACGGCCCCGGGGGCGGGGCGCTGGAACTGCTCCTCGGCAATCGGGTTGTAGGGAATCAGATTCACATGGCTCTGGAAGCCCCGCAACAGCCCCGAGAGGGCCTCGGCATGGCGGGGCTGGTCGTTGACGCCCCCCAGCAGCACGTATTCAAAGCTCAGCCGGCGGCCGGTGAGTGCCACATAATGGCGACAGTCCTCCAGCAACGCCTCCAGGGGATAGGCGTGGGCGGTGGGGATCAGCTCCTGCCGCAGGCGCTGATCCGGTGCGTGCAGGCTCACCGCCAGGGTGAACTGGGCCCGCCCGAGCCGCTCCAGGGCCCGCTCAGCCAGGGTTGGCAGGGTTTTGGGCACGCCGACGGTGCTTACCGTGATCTGGCGCTGGGCCATACCCAAATCGCTGCAGAGGCAGTCGATGGCGGCCAGCACTGCCCCAATATTGAGCAGGGGCTCGCCCATGCCCATGAAAACCACGTGGCTGGGGCGCTGGTCCATCACCTCGCGCACGCTCAGCACCTGGTCGACAATTTCATGGACCGCAAGGGAGCGCTGCAGCCCCCCTTTGCCGGTGGCACAGAAGCTGCAGGCCATCGGGCAGCCCACCTGGCTGCTGACGCACACCGTGAGCCGACCGTCGGCAGGAATGCCGACGGTTTCAAGGCTGAGGCCGTCGTGGGTGCCGAGCAACAGCTTGGTGGTGCCATCGCGGGCCACGCTGCGGTGCAGCTCCCGCGAACGGCCGATCCAATCGAAGCCAGTCTCGGGGGGGGCTGCAGCCAGCTGCTCGCGAAAGGCCTTGGGCAGCACACTTATGGCCTCCAGGCTGCGGGCACCCTTGGCATAGAGCCAGTCATGGAGCTGCCGGCCGCGGAAGGCAGCCAGGCCGTGGGCTACGGCCCACCGCTCCAGCTCCGGCAGGCCCATCCCCAGCAGGGGGGTGGCCGGCGGCACCGCGACTATCCCACTCAAGGCCAGATCAACAGGCCGTGGCCCAGCTTCCACTCCACCACCAGCAGGGCGATGAAGCCGAGCATGGCCATGCGGCCATTGAGCAGCTCGGTGTGGGAGTGGAAGCCGAAGCGGGGCAAGCGGCGCTGGGGCACGGGGGTGTCGAGGCTGGTGCGTTCGGGCTTAGCCATGGGGGTCAAGCAGGGAATCACTCATCGGTCAATAGGCCCTCTTCCTGCAAGCCCTCGAGGGCGGCCGGATCGGCGATCAGCTCCTCCTCCAACACATCCTCGAGGGAGGGACGGGTGAAGGCAGCCAGGCCGCTGGCACTGGCCTCGATGCCATGGCGGCTGCGGGTGGCCTCCAGGTCGGCATCGGAGGGATCGTCGAGCACGGCCGCCGCCGGGGCCGGGGCCGGCATCTCCACGGTGTAGTCAGGGCGGAGGTTCTGGACGCGGCGATAGCCCATGGCCTCTTCCTCGAGGATGTCGGGATGGGGGCCGGCCTCGGCCCGCAACTCCTCTTCGAAGCCGCTGAAGCCCGTGCCCGCTGGGATCAGGCGGCCGATGATCACGTTCTCCTTGAGACCGCGCAGCCAGTCACTCTTGCCCTCGATGGCAGCTTCAGTCAGCACCCGGGTGGTCTCCTGGAAGGAGGCCGCCGAGATGAAGCTATCGGTGTTGAGCGAGGCCTTGGTGATACCCAGCAGCACCGGCGTGAACTCGGCTGGGGCACCACCGGTGATCGCCATGGCACTGTTCACCTGCTCCACCTGACGCAGCTCGATCAGCTCGCCCGGCAGCAGGGTGGTATCGCCGGCATCCTCAATGCGCACCTTGCTGGTCATCTGGCGCACGATCACCTCGATGTGCTTGTCGCTGATCGACACGCCCTGGCTCTTGTAGACGTTCTGCACTTCGGTGACCATCCGGAACTGCAGCCTGGAAATGGCCTCCTGGGCCGCCTCCATGGTGGGCTTGCGGCTGCGTAGGTCTTCGAAGAAGCACTCCAGCAGCTCGTGGGGATTGATCGGTCCGTCGGTGAGGGACTCACCGGCACTCACCTGCTGACCATCGCTGACCATCACGTTGCGGCCCAGCAGGATTGGGTACTCGGTGAGGGCATCGTCATGCTCGATCACCGAAACGGTGATCGAGTCATCATCGTCGCCCTGCTTGATCTGCACCGTGCCGCTCTTGCGACAGAGGATGGTGGATTCCCGCGGCCGACGGGCCTCCAGCAGTTCTTCGATCCGGGGTAGGCCCTGGACGATGTCGCCGGTCTTCTGGCGCTCGAACACCAGCAAGGCCAGGGCATCGCCGCGCTGCACCAGCTCGCCGTCCCGCACGTGCAGCACCGAATCGGGCGACACCATGTAAGGCCGGCCCAGTCGAATGGTGAGGGTGTGGGCGTCGATGGCCTCCACCTGACCGCAACAGGGGGCTGCAACCCCTTCCGCCAGCAGGTCGCCATCAACAATGCGCTGGTCAACGCTGACCAAAGGCGCAGCCGAACCCAGATCGATGCTGCGGGTATCGCCATCTCGCTCCACGATCAGGCGACGAATCGGCTCCCCATCCACCAGATCAGGCAGCTGCAGCACCCCGTCTTCCTTGCAGAGGATCTGGGTGGTCGCCACCACATCGCCTCGCTTCACCGTGGTGCCATCCTCCACCTGGAGATCGGTGTGGGTG
Protein-coding regions in this window:
- a CDS encoding chlorophyll a/b-binding protein; protein product: MAKPERTSLDTPVPQRRLPRFGFHSHTELLNGRMAMLGFIALLVVEWKLGHGLLIWP
- the rlmN gene encoding 23S rRNA (adenine(2503)-C(2))-methyltransferase RlmN, encoding MGLPELERWAVAHGLAAFRGRQLHDWLYAKGARSLEAISVLPKAFREQLAAAPPETGFDWIGRSRELHRSVARDGTTKLLLGTHDGLSLETVGIPADGRLTVCVSSQVGCPMACSFCATGKGGLQRSLAVHEIVDQVLSVREVMDQRPSHVVFMGMGEPLLNIGAVLAAIDCLCSDLGMAQRQITVSTVGVPKTLPTLAERALERLGRAQFTLAVSLHAPDQRLRQELIPTAHAYPLEALLEDCRHYVALTGRRLSFEYVLLGGVNDQPRHAEALSGLLRGFQSHVNLIPYNPIAEEQFQRPAPGAVEAFRRALQARHVAVSVRASRGLDADAACGQLRRRLIDPGGNA